In Peromyscus eremicus chromosome 15, PerEre_H2_v1, whole genome shotgun sequence, a genomic segment contains:
- the F11r gene encoding junctional adhesion molecule A, giving the protein MGTEGKAGRKLLFLFTSMVLGSLVQGKGSVYTSQPDVQVAEDNSVKLSCTYSGFSSPRVEWKFVQGSTTTLVCYDSQITASYADRVTFSSSGITFSSVTRKDTGEYTCMVSELGGQNYGEVDIRLTVLVPPSKPTVNIPSSLTIGNRAVLTCSEQDGSPPSEYSWFRDGIDMLTDAKKTRAFINSSYTVDPKSGDLIFDPVTAFDSGEYYCQAQNGFGTAMRSEAVHVDAVELNVGGIVAAVLVTLILLGVLIFGVWFAYSRGYFERAKKGTAPGKKVIYSQPSARSEGEFKQTSSFLV; this is encoded by the exons ATGGGCACCGAGGGGAAAGCAGGGAGGAAACTGTTGTTTCTCTTCACGTCTATGGTCCTTG GCTCTCTGGTACAAGGCAAGGGTTCAGTGTACACCTCTCAACCCGACGTCCAAGTTGCTGAGGATAACT CCGTCAAGCTGTCCTGCACCTACTCGGGCTTCTCCTCTCCCCGAGTGGAGTGGAAGTTCGTCCAGGGGAGCACTACCACGCTTGTTTGCTATGACAGCCAGATCACAG CTTCCTATGCAGACCGCGTTACCTTCTCATCCAGCGGCATCACGTTCAGTTCGGTGACCCGGAAAGACACGGGAGAGTATACTTGTATGGTCTCTGAGTTAGGCGGCCAGAACTATGGGGAGGTCGACATCCGCCTCACTGTGCTTG tGCCTCCATCCAAGCCGACGGTCAATATCCCCTCCTCTCTCACCATTGGGAACAGGGCAGTACTGACCTGCTCAGAACAAGACGGTTCCCCGCCTTCTGAGTATTCCTGGTTCAGGGATGGGATAGACATGCTTACAGATGCCAAGAAAACCCGTGCCTTCATCAATTCTTCCTACACCGTTGATCCAAAGTCAGGGGACCTG ATCTTTGATCCCGTGACAGCCTTCGATAGTGGTGAATACTACTGTCAAGCTCAGAATGGGTTTGGGACGGCCATGAGGTCAGAGGCTGTACACGTGGATGCTG TGGAGCTGAATGTGGGGGGCATCGTGGCCGCTGTCCTGGTAACATTGATTCTCCTTGGAGTCTTGATTTTTGGCGTCTGGTTTGCTTATAGCCGAGGATACTTTGAAA gagCAAAGAAAGG GACTGCACCAGGTAAAAAGGTGATTTACAGCCAACCGAGTGCTCGAAGTGAG gggGAATTCAAACAGACCTCATCATTCCTGGTGTGA